In Akkermansia muciniphila ATCC BAA-835, the genomic stretch CCTGCGGCCAGCCCCACGATTTCCATTCTGTCCGGAATGTCCCGGGCGACTTTCAGGGCACTGGTTCCGATGGAACCTGTGGACCCCAGGATGACAACGCGTCGTTTCTGCATAACGGAGAAACATGATGCAAAAAATACGGCCTCTTGACAAGCCGGGGGATGAAAATCTTCCCCGCGCCGCGTGGACCGTTTTTTCCGTCAGTACGGCTTCATTCCGGTGGGCCGGGAGGAAGGCCGCCACGTATTCGTGCCGCAGGCGGCAGGTGCCGTGGGTTGATACGTTCCTGCTGGCTTGTCAGGCAGGGAACCCCGGAAAAGAGCGGGTTTGGACGTGAAGGAAAGTTCCGCCGCATGGAAAAGGGTTGTATTTTCCTCCGGTGGGCGTATAGGATGGCACGAATGAAGCGCATCGCCGTGTATGCCGGTAGTTTCGACCCTCTGACCAACGGTCATTTATGGATGATCAGGCAGGGGGCGAGGATGTTTGATGAACTGATTGTGGCCATGGGCGATAATCCGGACAAGCGTTATACGTTTTCCCATGAGGAGCGCATGGATATGCTGCGGGTGGCGCTTTCCGACATGCCGGATGTGCGCATTGCCGAGTTCCACAACCGCTTTCTGGTGGATTTTGCCAATGAACACGGGGCCACGTTCATGCTGCGCGGCATCCGTTCCACGCAGGATTACGAGTATGAACGCGTGATGCGCCATATCAATGCGGATATGGCCCCCAAGGTCTGTACGGTGTTCCTGATGCCTCCCCGGGATACGGCGGAGTTGTCCTCCAGCATGGTGAAAGGGTTGATTGGGCCGGAAGGCTGGGAGGGCCAGGTGAGCCGCTATGTTCCCCACAATGTATTCGCCATGTTGAAGGAGAAGTACCGTGAGGTTTTTCCGTGTTCCTAGCGGAGATTCCGGATTTCCGTTCTGTTATTCGCTGTCCGGTGGAGAGGGGGCAGGGGCGGAACGCCTCCGCCTCCTTCTGTCTTTCTGCTTTCTCATGCGCTGGATGACGCGGGTTCTTGCGGCGCATCGGCCCGTTTGCATTTGTTCCACAGCATCGCACAGTTCCCTGCGCGCCAGAAAGCGGTTGAGTTCCCTGGATCTGTCCGCATGGCATTTGACGGCGATGCCCGTGGGCGTGTGCCTGAGGTAAACGCAGTTGTTGGTTTTATTTACTTTCTGGCCGCCTCGCCCGCTTCCGCGGACAAAGCTTTCCTCCAGATCCTGTTCACGGATGCCCAGGGCCTCCATCCGTTCCCGGAGAGCTGCCAGTTTTTCAGGCCTGACCATAGCCGGAGGATTGCAAGGTGTTAACGCGCTGCCGGACAGCATGGGCCAGCATGTCCCGGCTGGCGGCCGTCATGGGGCGAAGGCTGACGGCAACGGTTGATCCGTCAGTCAGGCGGAGGTTCAGCCGTCCGCCTTCCCGGTCCGCGGAGCGAATCTGCTGCCAGAAGAACCATTGCATGGTGCGCTGCGTTCTCAGGAACGGCAGGATTTCCACTCCCACCGGGGTGACGATGACGGCCGCGTGTTTCAGGCAGCGGCTCCCCGCAGCCAGGCAGAGGGCGGCGGGAACAAGCGCCGCGGCCTGCATGGCCCACAGGGGGGCGGGCAAATACGGGGTAATTGTATCATATCCCGTGAGCTGGAGGAAAGCGGCAGTGGCTGCCAGAAGGAACCCCGCCGCCGTCAGTATGGCGCCTGACCGGTTCCGGGTGAAGCGCAACTCCCGTTTCCGGACGGGAATGTGCCGGATGTCCTCCACGCCCAGACCGGCCTGAACCGGACGGGGCGCGGAAGCGGGAAGATGGCGTTCAGGCTCCGGCATAGACGCCCGGGAGGATTTCCTTCGTTTCGTCGGAGTCGTTTTCCATCAGCAAGGTGCCCCGGAGAACGGCTCCGTCCTGGAAGTGGAAGCGGCCGCGCAGGGTCAGCTTGTCCATGCCTATCAGGGAGGGCAGGCCCAGCCCGTCCAGGGAATCCACCAGCTTGTACAGTTTGGAATCCAGGTCCACCACCGGGGTGTTGCCCTGCCGTTCCGGCGCCAGGGCCACGTTGCCGTGTTCATCCACGGCGATGGCGTCCGAACGGAGCAGGAACAGGTCGGAAGTGGTTTTGACGGGGAAGAAACGGGAACGCGGGACGTTGACGGCCCTGGCGCCGGGGAAGCATTCGATGCCCGCGCCCATGGCCGTTTCCAGCTGGTACACCGGGGCGGATTCCGGATCGCGGGGGTTGAGCGTCTTTTTATTACGGATCATGGGCAGCGGGAGTACGCCGCCGTTGGCGTCCAGAATTTCCTTGAGGGCGTCCAGGCGTATCCAGAGCGTATTGGTGTTGAAATAGCGGTGCCTGGAAATGTTCTGGAATTCAGGAATGTCCTCATCCGGGCACTGGGCCACTTCCCGCAGAATCAACTGGCCGTCCGATTTCCTGACAGCCAGGTGGCCGCCTTTCCTGTCCGCCACCGTGCGGCGGGTGACTTCCATGACGAAGGGGGCGCCGCTTTCCGCAAACCAGCGGAGGAAGTTCATGTCAAGCTGGGCGCCCAGATTGTCGGAATTGGAGACAAAAGCGTATTTAACGCCATCCTCCAGCAGGCGGTCCAGCCAGCCGGACCCCAGCAGGGCCGGATACAGGTCCCCATGGCCTGGCGGGCACCATTCCAGCTCCGGCTGTTCCGGGCAGCTGGCCGGGGAGAGGCCGTCCGCCAGGATTTTGGGAACGCGGTTTTGCAGCAGCTCCACTTCGGCGCGGTCCGCAAAGCCGTCCGCCGCGTATTTTTCCAGGTAGGCCAGCGTGTCCGCGCTGGTGGAGAAAGAGTTCATCAGCAGAAGGCGCACAGGCGTGCCGGAGATGGAGCGCAGATGCTTCACCTGCCTGACGATCAAATCCAGGAACGTATCCTCTCCTTTTACTTTCAGCAGGCTTTTCGCTTTCTGGAGGCCCATGCTCGTGCCGAGGCCGCCGTTGAGCTTGATGCATACGCAACGGGAAATCAGGTCCTTGTCCGCCGCGGGGGTGGAGGCCGTGATGTCCTGCCAGTCTTCCACCTGGTCGGCGGGCAGGATGTCCGTTTCCGGAATCATGCCGGAGTGGTTGGAAACAAGGGCTTCATAACAACGGGAGAAAGCGTTGACGGCCGCGGCTGAAACGCCGGCGGACTCCATCTTTTCCGCAAAAGGAGTGAACGTACTCATTGGCGGCTTTTGTACAAAATGCCCGGAGGAGGCTCAAGCATTATCAGCGTATCCGGAATGCCCGCGCGTTTTCTCTTTCTTGCGGGGACTGCTCCGGGTTATCTGGCTGCCGTCACCCGGATCCGCCGGTAGTCCGCCACCCATTGGGAACCGTCCCATAACTCATCTTTCAGGGAATCCTCCATTTCCTTGAAAATCTGGATGCGCTGTTCTTCGCGGAGGTTGTTCAAGTCTTCCCGGAAGAATTGACACGCCCAGTTGCGCAGGCCGTCAGGACCGCCTTTCAGCGGCGTAGGGCGGTCAAATTCCTTCATTGTTTCCGGGCGGAGCCCGGCTTGTTCCAGAACGCTGCCGTATTCTTCCGCGGCGGGAAAGTAAAAACGCGTTGTGTACGGGAGGTTCCTGCGTTCCAGGGCTGTCCGAAAAGCTTCCCTGATGCGGAGAATATTGAGGTGGGCTCCGAATTCGCAGACCAGTTTCCCCTGCGGTTTCAGGACGCGGGAAACGGCATTTAAGAGAGTCCCATGGTCCGGTATCCAATGGAGGGCCGCATTGGAGAAAACGATGTCAAATCTGTTGCGCCAGGGCATGAGGCGGGCGTCCAGCACGCGGAAGTCCATGCCGGGATAGAGCTGGCGGGCTTTTGCTATCATTTCCGGAGAGGAGTCCAGGCCGGTGACGGACGCCGATTTCTCCAGCAGAGCGTGCGTCAGCGTACCGGTTCCGCAGCCCAGGTCCAGAATGGACTGGTCTGGATTTTCCGGTACGCAGGAGAGCAGTTCCCTGCCGTATTCCGCGACAAAACCGTGTTTGTTTTCGTACCATTCAGCGTTCCAGTCCATTACCTCTCCATCATAGGGAAAAAGGGGTTTTTTTTCAAGAAAGACCCTGTCTTTTTTTCATGGTATTTTTCCCGGAGGGTCTCTGTCCATTTCTCCGCGCCGTGCCGGGATTCTTCTTGCGTTGGCGGGCGGGAAATGGTTAAGATAAGCTTACTATGAAAGCAACAGCCCTGTTCCTGGCGGCTTCCGCCCTGGCCGCGGTTTCCGCCGTCGCCTATGACGGATACGGTTATGACCCCCGGCCCGCGAGTTCCTATAACAATACCATCAGCGGAGCGGCCCATATCGGCTATGATTCCCGGTATGCCTATAAAGACGTGGTGGCTTCCTCCCTGCTGAACCGCAGCGGCGTGTTTAACATCGGCGGCGAGCTGAACCTCAACCTGGCCAGAGACTGGAAGCAGGAAATCGGCGCGGAATACATGGCTTTCTGCGACGGGCTGCTGAGCGACAAGGACGCCTTTGACGCCAGCTGGAAGGCTGTCAAAGAGCTGTTCCCCAATCTTTCCTTCCGGGGCGGGTATGAGTTGAATTACGGCGGCCTCCCGGGGTATTTGAGCAAGCGCATGGGGAAGGCTCCCCATTCCCTCGCCCAGTCCGTCACGGCGGGGCTGGCGTATGACGATCCGGGCCACGGCTATTTTGGCTCCCTGGATGTGCAGTACGGCTTTTACGGCATGACCGGCTGGCGTATTGACCTGAACGCGGGCAAGCGATGGAGCGGCCTGATTCATGAAAAGGTGGATTTGGAGCTGAGCGCCGGAACAGGTTATTCCTCCAGTTACTGGGGGCCCGGCGCAGCCGGGTTTGACCAGGTTAACATCAAACTGGCGGCTCCCGTGCGCGTAACGGGTGTGGACTCCAGCCGCGGGTTCCGGATTATTCCTTTCATCCAGCTTGACTGGGCGGGAAACACCCGTTCCGAAATCCGCCGCTACGCCGGCATGAACGCGATTGAGGACTTCCGCATCCGTGTGGGCGTGGAAGCCGTTTACCGTTTTTAAGCGGCTGCTCCGCGGCCCTTTCACCGGGAAGGGCCGCGGAAGCGTTCCCCCTTTCCGGGGGCGCATGCCCCCTCCCCGGCTTCTCTTGAATCCCCTGCCATGTTGAAAATGATTTTTCTGCTGGCCCGGCGCATGTTTATACGGCTGCTGCTGGTGCTGCTTCCGCTGGGCCTGTTTATGTTCCTGGCGCAGGCCATTCCCCTTTCCCCTCTGCAATCCCTGCTGGTGCTGGTTCCGGTGATTGCCTTTGAAGTGTGGCTCGTCATCAGGCATCTGCTGCCCGTCATGGGGGAGCTGGTGACCAAGACGCTGTATTCCTCCAATATTACTACGGATGAGGAAGTGCTGGTGGAGGCTTCCAGGCGCATGCTGAATTCCGGGGATCCCCAGGGCGCTCTGGAATTGCTGGAACGCTACCGGAAGGAGAATCCGGGGCTGGTGCGTTCCTGGCTCATGGAATCCAGCCTGCTGAACGATATGCGCCGGTACGCGGATTCCGTCAACGTCCTTCAGAAAGGACTGGAATACGGAGGGTGGCGCAAGGAGGACCGGGCTCTGTTCCTGTACAAGATAGGAGCCATTTACGAGTCCCAGCTCAATAACCCGGACAGGGCCCGGAAGTATTGGGAGGAAGCTGCGGATAAATATCCCG encodes the following:
- the coaD gene encoding pantetheine-phosphate adenylyltransferase translates to MKRIAVYAGSFDPLTNGHLWMIRQGARMFDELIVAMGDNPDKRYTFSHEERMDMLRVALSDMPDVRIAEFHNRFLVDFANEHGATFMLRGIRSTQDYEYERVMRHINADMAPKVCTVFLMPPRDTAELSSSMVKGLIGPEGWEGQVSRYVPHNVFAMLKEKYREVFPCS
- a CDS encoding peptide chain release factor family protein encodes the protein MVRPEKLAALRERMEALGIREQDLEESFVRGSGRGGQKVNKTNNCVYLRHTPTGIAVKCHADRSRELNRFLARRELCDAVEQMQTGRCAARTRVIQRMRKQKDRRRRRRSAPAPSPPDSE
- a CDS encoding UTP--glucose-1-phosphate uridylyltransferase: MSTFTPFAEKMESAGVSAAAVNAFSRCYEALVSNHSGMIPETDILPADQVEDWQDITASTPAADKDLISRCVCIKLNGGLGTSMGLQKAKSLLKVKGEDTFLDLIVRQVKHLRSISGTPVRLLLMNSFSTSADTLAYLEKYAADGFADRAEVELLQNRVPKILADGLSPASCPEQPELEWCPPGHGDLYPALLGSGWLDRLLEDGVKYAFVSNSDNLGAQLDMNFLRWFAESGAPFVMEVTRRTVADRKGGHLAVRKSDGQLILREVAQCPDEDIPEFQNISRHRYFNTNTLWIRLDALKEILDANGGVLPLPMIRNKKTLNPRDPESAPVYQLETAMGAGIECFPGARAVNVPRSRFFPVKTTSDLFLLRSDAIAVDEHGNVALAPERQGNTPVVDLDSKLYKLVDSLDGLGLPSLIGMDKLTLRGRFHFQDGAVLRGTLLMENDSDETKEILPGVYAGA
- a CDS encoding methyltransferase domain-containing protein: MDWNAEWYENKHGFVAEYGRELLSCVPENPDQSILDLGCGTGTLTHALLEKSASVTGLDSSPEMIAKARQLYPGMDFRVLDARLMPWRNRFDIVFSNAALHWIPDHGTLLNAVSRVLKPQGKLVCEFGAHLNILRIREAFRTALERRNLPYTTRFYFPAAEEYGSVLEQAGLRPETMKEFDRPTPLKGGPDGLRNWACQFFREDLNNLREEQRIQIFKEMEDSLKDELWDGSQWVADYRRIRVTAAR
- a CDS encoding tetratricopeptide repeat protein, encoding MLKMIFLLARRMFIRLLLVLLPLGLFMFLAQAIPLSPLQSLLVLVPVIAFEVWLVIRHLLPVMGELVTKTLYSSNITTDEEVLVEASRRMLNSGDPQGALELLERYRKENPGLVRSWLMESSLLNDMRRYADSVNVLQKGLEYGGWRKEDRALFLYKIGAIYESQLNNPDRARKYWEEAADKYPDTAYGRSARDKVMF